One Methanomassiliicoccales archaeon genomic window carries:
- a CDS encoding class I tRNA ligase family protein, which translates to MEKRIISHGTKDPYEMVAILLKFYHNPDQRVRSSVRHCLSEIAKSRVGMDAVLNNIIHPSRDVRRAVLSFLGEHVGFHAITYASFYEQTMLLIAMARNREIPVDDIEALVGVSKSTFLDGEVIEAVKDIAACLDFVKHRYRSAEQLRAYVVDILRLAPDLSRMGVFSSSIEEPLKKAVRASRSRTYDETREIIEERMKEATVRNELLKIGRTVSSAIKERPEMKPSELAGTDVWVISRLHELIDSVTSATVSGNKMGAIEMLRSFLEDEFLEFFEESCKKRVEEREPSALFTVYTIGIVCLKLASAHMPTSAEEIYQKYYRHLEGEPSIHLVMWPEIVMHIIG; encoded by the coding sequence ATGGAAAAGCGAATTATAAGCCATGGGACCAAGGATCCATATGAGATGGTCGCAATTCTGTTGAAGTTCTATCACAATCCTGACCAGAGAGTTCGGTCGAGCGTGAGGCACTGTTTGTCAGAAATCGCCAAGTCCCGCGTCGGCATGGACGCTGTCTTAAATAATATCATTCATCCAAGTAGAGACGTTCGGAGAGCAGTTCTGTCATTTCTCGGAGAGCATGTCGGGTTTCACGCGATTACATATGCGTCATTTTACGAGCAGACGATGTTACTTATTGCAATGGCGAGGAATCGGGAAATACCAGTTGATGATATTGAAGCGCTTGTGGGGGTTTCAAAGTCGACCTTTCTTGATGGCGAAGTGATTGAAGCTGTCAAGGACATCGCTGCATGTCTTGATTTTGTGAAACATAGGTATCGAAGTGCCGAGCAGCTTCGGGCCTACGTTGTTGACATTCTCAGATTAGCACCTGATCTCTCTCGGATGGGCGTTTTCAGCAGCTCTATTGAAGAACCTCTTAAAAAGGCAGTGAGAGCAAGTAGATCGAGAACTTACGACGAGACAAGAGAGATTATCGAGGAAAGAATGAAGGAGGCCACGGTAAGGAATGAACTTCTGAAGATTGGGAGAACTGTCAGCAGCGCTATAAAGGAAAGGCCAGAGATGAAACCTTCAGAACTTGCAGGTACTGATGTGTGGGTGATTTCAAGGTTGCATGAGTTAATCGACTCCGTTACATCAGCAACAGTTTCTGGCAACAAAATGGGTGCCATAGAGATGTTGCGATCATTTCTTGAGGATGAATTCCTTGAATTCTTTGAGGAGAGTTGTAAGAAACGCGTGGAAGAAAGAGAACCATCTGCTCTCTTCACGGTATATACCATAGGCATAGTCTGCCTGAAGTTGGCGTCGGCCCATATGCCAACATCAGCTGAGGAAATCTATCAGAAGTATTATAGACATCTTGAAGGGGAACCGAGCATTCATCTAGTTATGTGGCCCGAAATTGTTATGCACATCATCGGTTGA
- a CDS encoding roadblock/LC7 domain-containing protein — protein MGELSQIRSVLDDIKNLDHVLDVSLISRGGMYITGDPPRGVHQETFAAMSAIIIGAAETTSAELKDTLNKVVLQLANRNLILTGAGPRYLLVVATDATADVNKIANDAKERISKIELTL, from the coding sequence ATGGGTGAATTATCACAGATACGCAGTGTTTTGGATGACATTAAGAATCTCGATCACGTATTGGACGTTTCTCTCATCTCAAGAGGTGGAATGTATATCACAGGCGATCCCCCAAGGGGCGTTCACCAGGAAACTTTTGCAGCGATGTCTGCGATTATTATTGGCGCAGCAGAAACGACCTCTGCGGAACTAAAAGATACATTGAACAAAGTTGTACTGCAGCTCGCTAATAGAAATCTGATCCTCACTGGTGCTGGCCCTCGATATTTACTAGTGGTCGCGACTGATGCGACAGCAGATGTGAACAAGATCGCAAACGATGCTAAGGAGAGAATTTCGAAAATTGAGTTGACTCTCTGA
- a CDS encoding PHP-associated domain-containing protein translates to MMADLHVHSTYSGDCDLKVEAILEKCKSLSIRVVSIVDHNSLEGTMRALAIKQDDVIVLPGIEITSNGGHVIAYNIEEIIPRGKSVEETIDLIHDHGGIAAAPHPYRLWSGLGRKEIIGKKFDVIETINARSSSRSNLKAKKLLEIVNCGEIGGSDAHSLSHIGKGYTIFPDHCENADDLVKEILNKRTKAGGVSRKFSDSLSYGAKCISEWLARGMKRL, encoded by the coding sequence ATGATGGCGGACCTTCATGTTCATTCGACCTATTCTGGCGATTGCGATCTAAAAGTCGAAGCGATCCTTGAAAAATGCAAGTCTCTCTCCATTCGTGTTGTTTCGATCGTCGATCATAATTCTCTCGAAGGCACAATGCGTGCACTCGCGATCAAGCAAGACGATGTTATTGTCCTGCCAGGCATCGAGATTACGAGCAATGGGGGACATGTGATTGCTTATAACATCGAAGAGATCATTCCACGCGGCAAAAGTGTCGAAGAGACAATCGATTTGATTCATGACCACGGGGGGATCGCTGCCGCGCCCCATCCTTATCGGTTGTGGTCCGGACTTGGAAGAAAAGAGATTATTGGCAAGAAATTCGACGTGATCGAGACGATTAATGCACGGTCGTCATCTAGATCAAATCTCAAAGCGAAGAAGCTCCTTGAAATTGTCAATTGTGGTGAGATTGGTGGAAGCGATGCGCATTCGCTATCTCATATTGGTAAAGGATATACGATTTTTCCAGATCACTGTGAAAATGCCGATGACCTCGTCAAGGAAATTCTTAATAAGAGAACGAAAGCTGGGGGCGTGTCGAGAAAGTTTTCAGATTCTCTCAGTTACGGGGCAAAATGCATTTCCGAGTGGCTCGCGAGGGGTATGAAGAGATTGTAG